One Alphaproteobacteria bacterium DNA segment encodes these proteins:
- a CDS encoding histidine phosphatase family protein: MANKGTLVILRHGQTDYNVQHLMTGQRDIPLNATGEEQAKEAGRVISVFQFDKAYSSNLGRAFNTAALALESAGNQTHLLKDGKYDVEQRAEIAELHTGDFTGRNHKTDPEIINYGRRYDKPLPGGESDQQVVERVQKFFDTEVQPRLARGETVLVVSHSGIMRAFDVVLGFQETPQPENAGWTKRARVPNATPTVAEYEDGKLVRHYRLDNPKELEAANQNKPPKPPKAGGIAP, translated from the coding sequence ATGGCTAATAAAGGCACCCTCGTTATCCTCCGCCACGGACAGACCGATTACAACGTCCAGCACCTCATGACCGGCCAGCGCGATATCCCGCTGAACGCGACGGGGGAGGAACAGGCGAAGGAAGCCGGGCGCGTCATCAGCGTGTTCCAGTTTGATAAAGCCTATTCGTCTAACCTCGGCCGTGCGTTCAACACCGCTGCACTCGCGCTGGAATCCGCAGGCAACCAGACGCATCTGCTGAAAGACGGCAAATACGACGTAGAGCAACGCGCGGAAATCGCCGAGCTGCATACCGGCGATTTCACCGGCCGCAACCACAAGACCGACCCCGAAATCATCAATTACGGCCGCCGCTACGACAAGCCGCTGCCGGGCGGGGAAAGCGACCAGCAGGTCGTCGAGCGCGTGCAGAAGTTTTTTGATACCGAAGTGCAGCCGCGCCTTGCGCGCGGTGAAACGGTATTGGTCGTTTCACATTCCGGCATCATGCGCGCGTTTGATGTCGTGCTTGGTTTTCAGGAAACGCCGCAGCCCGAAAATGCCGGCTGGACGAAACGCGCCCGCGTGCCGAACGCCACGCCGACCGTCGCCGAATACGAAGACGGCAAACTGGTCCGCCACTACCGCCTCGACAACCCCAAAGAACTCGAAGCCGCCAACCAGAACAAACCGCCCAAGCCGCCGAAGGCGGGCGGAATTGCGCCGTAA
- a CDS encoding 2,3-diphosphoglycerate-dependent phosphoglycerate mutase, producing MNYLVLLRHGESEWNKENKFTGFTDVDLSPTGIEEAKSAGQSLKNIKFDAVFTSTLKRAYNTASLAMKEAGQQHDFVKHDDLRERDYGDLTGLNKDEMRKKFGEEQVHIWRRSYDVQPPNGESLKDVVDRVRPYYKANIEPLLKEGKNVLIAAHGNTLRAMLIILEENTPENINSAEIPTGVPLVFEMDKAQKQKNYFIKKAANG from the coding sequence ATGAATTACCTCGTGCTGCTCCGCCATGGCGAAAGCGAATGGAACAAGGAAAACAAATTCACCGGTTTCACCGATGTTGATCTCAGCCCCACGGGCATCGAGGAAGCAAAATCCGCCGGACAATCGCTCAAGAACATCAAGTTCGACGCGGTCTTCACATCGACCCTGAAACGCGCCTATAACACCGCCTCGCTGGCTATGAAAGAAGCCGGCCAGCAGCATGACTTCGTGAAGCACGACGACCTGCGCGAGCGCGATTACGGCGACCTGACCGGCCTGAACAAAGACGAAATGCGCAAAAAATTCGGCGAGGAGCAGGTGCATATCTGGCGCCGCTCATACGATGTGCAGCCCCCCAACGGCGAAAGCCTGAAGGATGTGGTCGATCGCGTGCGCCCCTATTACAAGGCGAATATCGAACCGCTGCTGAAGGAAGGCAAAAACGTGCTGATCGCGGCGCATGGTAATACACTCCGCGCGATGCTGATCATCCTCGAAGAAAACACGCCCGAAAACATCAACAGCGCGGAAATCCCGACCGGCGTGCCGCTGGTGTTCGAAATGGACAAGGCGCAAAAACAAAAGAATTACTTCATCAAGAAAGCAGCGAATGGCTAA
- a CDS encoding acyltransferase, producing the protein MKYTPALDGIRAFAVLLVMLFHAGVPYMNSGYLGVDVFFVLSGFIITTLLMKEHEETGHINLPFFYLRRIFRLYPALLLLLLLVLLGFWGVMGVPPTDITTYYRHAAIAALYLTDIGLLLDWMPKTSIIMHTWSIAIEEHYYIIWPFVLLMLCKSARKKHLAKIMGGMFLLSLVWKAIGCVYFKDSLYLRFDYRISGLILGGFVAAFLQGGGRVPDYKIPLGVFFALFLFCLWTEVPRISWSFAFGVTVTEIFTALLIYAVMTDHANAVVKFFGSAVPAYLGRISYGLYLYHYPIAAYTIVGRGWTVALPVTIMLTLVVASLSYFLLERPALEFAKRYKTRYRQPVTAK; encoded by the coding sequence ATGAAATACACCCCGGCCCTCGATGGCATCCGCGCCTTCGCCGTGCTGCTGGTGATGCTGTTCCATGCGGGCGTGCCGTATATGAATTCGGGCTATCTGGGGGTCGATGTCTTTTTCGTCCTTTCCGGTTTCATCATCACGACGCTGCTGATGAAGGAACACGAGGAAACGGGGCATATCAACCTGCCGTTCTTTTACCTGCGGCGCATTTTCCGGCTGTATCCCGCGCTGCTGCTTTTGCTGCTGTTGGTGCTGCTGGGCTTCTGGGGCGTGATGGGCGTGCCGCCGACGGATATCACCACCTATTACCGCCATGCGGCCATCGCCGCGCTGTACCTGACCGATATTGGGCTGCTGCTGGACTGGATGCCGAAAACATCCATCATCATGCATACATGGTCGATTGCGATCGAGGAACATTATTACATCATCTGGCCCTTCGTTTTGCTGATGCTGTGCAAAAGCGCCAGGAAAAAGCACTTGGCGAAAATCATGGGCGGCATGTTTTTGCTGTCGCTGGTGTGGAAAGCCATCGGCTGCGTGTATTTCAAGGATTCCTTGTATCTGCGCTTTGATTACCGCATCAGCGGATTGATCCTTGGCGGTTTTGTGGCGGCGTTTTTGCAGGGCGGGGGCCGGGTGCCCGATTACAAAATTCCGCTGGGCGTGTTCTTTGCGCTGTTCCTGTTCTGCCTGTGGACGGAGGTGCCGCGCATTTCATGGTCGTTCGCCTTTGGCGTGACGGTGACGGAAATCTTCACGGCGCTGCTGATCTATGCGGTGATGACCGACCATGCGAATGCGGTTGTGAAATTTTTCGGCAGCGCCGTGCCAGCCTATCTGGGGCGCATATCATACGGGTTGTACCTGTACCATTACCCCATCGCCGCCTATACCATTGTCGGGCGCGGCTGGACGGTGGCGCTGCCGGTCACGATCATGCTGACGCTGGTTGTCGCCAGCCTGTCGTACTTCCTGCTGGAACGCCCCGCGCTGGAATTTGCGAAACGGTATAAAACCAGGTACCGCCAGCCCGTCACGGCCAAGTGA